The DNA sequence TCTTATTCACATAACataactttaatttaaaaaaaaatgactatgtatttaggaacatgtaacaaatatatagTGGGGGGTTCTCAAAATGTAATTGCAAATATGAAAATACTCTTTAGGCTTACAGATACGTTCATTCAAATGATCTTTATCATTCTTTGAGTAGGTTAGCCTTGAAAATTACTACAGCAAAAAGGAAATTTCCATTGTTCCTGAGTAGCTGGATCATACTAGGATTTCAGGGCAATAAAAAGTGTGCTTATCTGCAGTTCAATAACACCAATACAGGTGAGTCACCATTTGGCGCTCCCTGGAATTGGACGACTGGACAATGGGGATTTGTAGAGTGCTGGTGGTAAGCACGGAGGTGGGAGGGGTGAGGGGGGGAAAAATCATTTAAATAACCATAGCAGCTCACTGTAACAACTTATCCTTCTCACTACACCTTCTCTTCTTCTGTAGCCCTACTAGACTTGCAGAGCACCATGAGTTTCACTGGGAAATATGAGGTGGAGAGCCAGGAGAACTACGAATCCTTCATGCAGCTAATCGGTAAGAAAATGTATTATTGGACTCATTTAGTACAATTAGTTATGAACATAAATGGGACACAATCCagccgttttaatttttttttttataaacatactcGCATGCCTCATCCAATTTTGTACACCTTAAAGACCTTTTTTGCTATGGCCGTGAATAGCAAAGCAACAgctttacttaaagtggaagtttatgACAGGTGGGAGGAGGAGGCTCCTGACATAATCAGACCACTGACCTGCAATTGACGATCGAATTCCTGCACATATATGTTGTCTATTAGGGTTTACATCATCCTTAGCACCCAGGTCCATTTTTTGCATTATTTAAACACAGCAGAGGGTGTACCTAAACATAATTAGGAGCAAGTAGAAGAGTTTTTTTGGCAAAAGAGACTTTGCATGTTTCTTTTGCCAAAAAAACTCTCCCTCTCAGCAATTTCTAATTTTGAGACTTTTTTAAAGGCTGTCCTACACCTCTGCCTTTCCCCATTTTTTACTTAAATTCCCCATCACCCTGTTGGCCAACAGGAACATAGAAAAGAAGCTCTATGTATGCTCCACGTAGAAGCTTATACAAGGCTATAGAATCTCTCCACACCTGCAAGGTATGGCCCTGTGGCCTGGCAATTGACTGTTCAGGCACCTAGCAGTGAATCATACATCATAGGAGAAAGGTAAGTGAATCACAGGCTTCCCATACCCCAAAATACCAGGTAATGCAGAAAAAAATCCTGATTGGTTGTTTTGGTGTGCATTGAAACTCAATGGTGTCTGATTCAGAAAAGTAAACATGACATGAAAATTACAATTTATGATTATGATGGTGATAATTCtaataataaaatttgtacttCTGTTCCAGGAATTCCAGCAGAAACAATTCAGAAAGGAAAGGATTTTAAATTCACCACAGAGGTGGTGCAGAATGGTGATGATTTCACCTGGTCCCAGATCTACCCAGGCCACACCATGACCAACAAGTTCACCGTTGGGAAGGAGTCTGAAATGGAAACCATGAGTGGCAAAAAATTTAAAGTAAGTAGAGCATGGGATTGGTATTAATGTGACAGTATTCAGTTATGGCGATTAGAAATGACAGCATGAAAACTCTTCAGTGAGTTGGTGATTGGTACATCATTTAAGTGTGGGCATCAACAGCAATCTAGCTGGCAGAGTTTTTAGCGTGAAGGTTCTCTTGTCTGACTTGAGATAGATAAAGCATAAAAGGCTCTTGTGCCTAAAGCTAGTTAAAAGCTAGCTGAAAAAAATCAGAGATTCCCCCATCTGGGCTACACAGCAGGGTTGGGTGAATGTTCTACTGTGTCTATTGTACTTTGACAGTGAGCCCTGCCGGCTGTTaaaatacccaaacagtgcctACATCTTATTGGACGCAGACTCTGTATAGCTGACATTTTTCTATTTAGCTCCTTCAACTTTCCAATTATTGGTGGCTTGCTGAGTTAGAGGCAGCTGACAGGTCCACCCACTGAGACAATTTTTGGCCAATTCATCAGGAACTGgctgaaatttgctctgtgtatggccagcttatgtgTGCAGTGTGATTATATCTATGACCACAAATCTTTGTGGCTACACAACTCCTGTGCCActaagggtatatatatatatatatatatatatatatatatatatatatatataaaaaattgcatagaCGTTCACCCATTgaaactgtggggtttatttactaaagccagagagtgtaaaatcaggctcacctctgcttagaaaccaatcagcttccaagttttattgccgAAGCttgattaaacaagctgaggttggaatctgattggtttctatacagaagtgagcctgattttgcactctccagctttagtaaataaacccctgtgtgtaaatttattctgagcatacaggGAAAAATCAAATGTTCGTAGTCTATATTCTTTGCAATTTAAATGTGTGAATGCAGAAAATACCccattatgggcactagatggcACTGAGCAACTTTTTTCCTATGATAACACCATCTAGTAGCCATACTGTAGTATTTTCTACAGGGGTATAGAAACCCTGTCTGCAAACAGATACTGTTGACATGGTTGCAAGAGAAAGATGTTCAAGTGTTTGGGCACTTTTCGAAAATCACATTTGGCTgcacaataaagtgcaaatgtcatttttaatagcATTAAATTAGAGAATGATTGGATGGCAATTATCTATATTAGTAATCACTAAATACCTAGATATTAATGTCCAAAAACTTCCATTTACCTCTCTAAATAGTGTATAACCAGTCTAAATAGAGCATAACCTGTCTATCActaaaattaaaggagaagtacagcccgctatctgctgaaaacaggtcacagtgCACTCCTGGCGGTCCAGGCTGGCGAAAGATTGCGATATGGTTGGGATCCATCCAGATCCCTGGACcgccacccggctcagcctctcagcattccagtgagcgtgggggggagcagagcagacagcgatgactggcagtcaccagcgctctgctcacagagctctgagaactgagcgatcagcggtctttgatcactcagttctcagccttagagccagggggagggggggcagatgcagcattggaccaatgctgcatccacctaggttagtatgATTTTAACAAAAAATCCAGTCTGCCCGGCAGGCTCCGCTTTTCTCAGCGGGGATcaatctgctgatccccgctgagcaggtggatgacaggtccgtctccgctcactgtgctgagacggaccggTCAGTGCCACACTCTCCTATATGGGGAGATCTGATGATCTGATCCTCCAGAcgaatggaaaataggaccaccatccgtctgtgtttcacggacaggatcggatagcagtgggtgtcagcgCACATGTCACCGTTGACATCTGCTGCTCCAAAGGAGTAAATGGGGGcttcaatcaggtccacctgaaaaactgacaggcagacctgatcagaaagcccgtgtgaaaggggccttcattACAATGCAACCAGCATATTACTTCCTAAGAATCTTTTATCTGTTACAGGCAACAGTCCAGTGGGATGGCAGCAAAATTGTTGTAGACTTTGGAAAATACAAACATTCATCTGAGATTGCTGGAGGAAAACTGGTAGAGGTAAGCATCTATTTCATTGAATTTAGCATGCTTTGAAATAAAATAAACAcgtcatttacatttttttgatatACCCAATAAGGCAAAGTTCAATAACCCAGAGCAATCTTAGGTGAGACATCTTAGATGTGCATCTTAGGCAatgcaacatacaaggatatgggaaatatagacactgacacacgtgcatctacacaggttgaactggatggactattgtctttattcgaccttacctactatgaatCAATCAGTTGCCTGTAATCACTGCTTTTGGAACCCATTTACAAGGGCAATACTAGAGCCAATGCAACTGTTGTGGGGCCTAGAAGAACAGAAGGTCACTGCATTGCCAGGCTTCAAAATGATTTATCAATTAGCAATAGTTTGGCAATAacttttcaataaaataaatgtatgtacaGTTTGGAAACACCTGATTGTTAGGAAAGCAATTACTATTTTATCAGGAGAAATGTGCTTGGGATGAATACTAGGAAGGCAATGTGGCCCCTTACAGCTGAATTCAAGGAAAACAACTAgaaacacagatgaaatacatctaTGGGAGCTTTTTTACCTTCCAAAGGTCCATCCAGCCCCGCCTCATAGCACAGTGCTCTCTGGCAGGCCAGGAGAACTGATTTGTTTGGGTGCAGTTTAGTAACATTTAGAAGCACCCTGCCCACCTTCACCCTATGACAGGGCAATGAAAACAAAAGCAGCCGAATAAAAAACATATCTCTCCGTCACTTTGTTCTCTTCCCTGTATACAGCATATTCATGGCATCACATCACAActtattgggtttgatttactaaagacaaatccactttgcactacaagtgcacttggaagtgcagtcgctgtggatctgagggagacatgcaaggaaaataaaaaacagcatttttgcttgtacatgattgaatgatagaaatcagcagagcttcccctcattatagacttcccctcagatttacaacaactgcacttccaattgcacttgtagtgcacagtggatttgcctttagtaaatcaatcccattgactCCATAGGGTGCTTCTCCCTCACTCAGTCTGTATGCTGATGTAGAGACCGCAAGTGGCTGATAGcatgtcaattaaaaaaacacctttaataacatataaatatatacaaagcaataatgtgtgtcttttatatctgtctggagctTTAACATTTTATAGTAAATTCCTAAATTTGGTATCAGCCCCTTGAAATACCGTTTACAGCAGCATTCAGACTGGGAGAGGGTGGGGTGACACTAGGAGCCCTTCAGAGAAGCTGCATGTACATGCTGAcaaaaggagagagcagagtgatgagtTATCAGTCTACTGCTTCTCAATCACTGTCCAAtaacgggcggggggggggggggggggacagtgaggTCATCAGACTGCATTTTGCAACGGGAACAGAGGAATGTCAGGTAAGCAGCCTGGCTCTGTTATGTGTCAGGGCTGTGTAAAGCTGaggactggatatatatatatatatatatatatatatatatatatatatatatatatatatatttacccatATTATACCCATGTCCAGACAAAAGCCAATGCTGCCTATTTGAC is a window from the Aquarana catesbeiana isolate 2022-GZ linkage group LG03, ASM4218655v1, whole genome shotgun sequence genome containing:
- the LOC141134614 gene encoding gastrotropin-like isoform X2 — its product is MSFTGKYEVESQENYESFMQLIGIPAETIQKGKDFKFTTEVVQNGDDFTWSQIYPGHTMTNKFTVGKESEMETMSGKKFKATVQWDGSKIVVDFGKYKHSSEIAGGKLVETSEAGGVTFKRISKRLA
- the LOC141134614 gene encoding gastrotropin-like isoform X1; amino-acid sequence: MQLLQLPSLLDLQSTMSFTGKYEVESQENYESFMQLIGIPAETIQKGKDFKFTTEVVQNGDDFTWSQIYPGHTMTNKFTVGKESEMETMSGKKFKATVQWDGSKIVVDFGKYKHSSEIAGGKLVETSEAGGVTFKRISKRLA